From Primulina tabacum isolate GXHZ01 chromosome 2, ASM2559414v2, whole genome shotgun sequence, one genomic window encodes:
- the LOC142531415 gene encoding ubiquitin-conjugating enzyme E2-17 kDa, whose amino-acid sequence MASKRILKELKDLQKDPPTSCSAGPVAEDMFHWQATIMGPSDSPYAGGVFLVSIHFPPDYPFKPPKVAFRTKVFHPNINSNGSICLDILKEQWSPALTISKVLLSICSLLTDPNPDDPLVPEIAHMYKTDRAKYEATARSWSQKYAMG is encoded by the exons ATGGCTTCGAAACGGATACTGAAGGAGCTCAAGGATTTGCAGAAGGATCCTCCGACGTCATGCAGTGCGG GTCCTGTAGCGGAAGATATGTTCCATTGGCAAGCCACAATTATGGGACCTTCTGACAGCCCTTATGCTGGAGGTGTATTTCTAGTTTCAATTCATTTCCCTCCTGATTATCCTTTCAAGCCACCAAAG GTTGCATTTAGAACAAAGGTATTTCACCCCAATATTAATAGCAATGGAAGCATCTGCCTTGATATTCTGAAAGAACAGTGGAGTCCAGCATTGACCATATCAAAG GTCCTGCTGTCTATCTGCTCCTTGTTGACGGACCCGAATCCTGATGATCCTCTCGTCCCAGAAATTGCTCACATGTACAAGACTGACAGAGCAAAATACGAGGCCACTGCTCGCAGCTGGTCACAGAAATATGCCATGGGATGA